Proteins from a genomic interval of Paenibacillus sp. FSL H8-0048:
- a CDS encoding TetR/AcrR family transcriptional regulator has product MARRAVEQELSRERILEAARHLFITKGYRAISMRSIGQHLGYSHGSLYYHFKEKAELFYAIVVEDFNHVASLLNEAMTTPPEEGMTRVEQLIMEFIRFGLDHPYQYEIMFMIRDEELLAYCRAEQGRCFELFASIVRRHMKEEGYVSEDWQNVPLTLFLSAHGFISYYIQDKVLFEDVKQVALTHVKVLSRSL; this is encoded by the coding sequence ATGGCAAGAAGAGCAGTGGAACAGGAGTTGTCGAGAGAAAGAATTCTGGAGGCGGCGAGGCATCTTTTCATCACCAAAGGGTACCGTGCCATTTCGATGCGCAGCATTGGCCAGCACCTGGGTTACAGCCACGGCTCCCTGTATTACCATTTCAAAGAGAAGGCCGAACTCTTCTACGCCATTGTAGTTGAGGATTTCAATCATGTGGCTTCGCTGCTGAATGAGGCTATGACCACTCCGCCTGAAGAGGGAATGACCCGGGTGGAGCAGCTGATTATGGAGTTCATCCGGTTCGGGCTGGACCATCCGTATCAGTATGAGATCATGTTCATGATCCGCGACGAAGAGCTGCTGGCTTATTGCCGGGCAGAGCAGGGCCGATGTTTTGAGTTATTCGCAAGCATTGTCCGCCGTCATATGAAGGAAGAGGGATATGTGTCGGAGGACTGGCAGAATGTGCCGCTGACCTTATTCTTATCTGCCCACGGATTTATTTCCTATTATATTCAGGATAAAGTATTGTTCGAAGATGTGAAGCAAGTTGCTCTGACACATGTCAAGGTATTAAGCCGCAGTTTATAA
- a CDS encoding sulfate/molybdate ABC transporter ATP-binding protein, with protein MHVEVRGLDKHFGDFHAVKDVHFGITKGHLIGLLGPSGGGKTSILRMLAGLETPDSGEIIFHGKRVNHLPPQEREIGFVFQNYALFKHMTVFENIAFGLKVKKASKSVIRDRVTELVELTGLKGFESRYPHQLSGGQRQRVAFARALAPEPQLLLLDEPFAAIDAKIRQELRSWLRELIERVGITSIFVTHDQDEAIEVADEIMIINQGRLEQKGTPWDIYKEPKTPFVATFIGESTLIGSASELKGFEGAGGGKPTKALIRPEYIEVGYLHEFKMASATEQGTVKHLHFRGSEWLVEVEVKGHKLVTYRSLEKETLTPGQEISVLVHRAYLFNEERSWIQENGLKKDPMPVFI; from the coding sequence ATGCATGTAGAGGTCCGGGGACTCGATAAGCATTTTGGCGATTTTCATGCGGTGAAGGATGTCCATTTCGGCATTACCAAAGGCCATCTGATCGGGCTGCTCGGCCCAAGCGGCGGCGGCAAAACCTCGATCCTGCGGATGCTTGCGGGCCTTGAGACGCCGGATAGCGGCGAGATTATTTTCCACGGCAAGAGGGTGAACCACCTTCCGCCGCAGGAGCGTGAGATCGGCTTTGTCTTCCAGAATTATGCGTTGTTCAAGCATATGACGGTGTTCGAGAATATCGCCTTCGGCCTGAAAGTCAAGAAAGCCAGTAAGTCTGTCATCCGTGACCGTGTCACCGAGCTGGTGGAGCTGACTGGACTGAAGGGCTTCGAGAGCCGGTATCCGCATCAGCTGTCCGGGGGGCAGCGCCAGCGGGTGGCTTTTGCCCGGGCGCTGGCCCCTGAGCCGCAGCTGCTGCTGCTGGATGAGCCGTTCGCCGCGATTGATGCGAAGATCCGCCAGGAGCTGCGTTCCTGGCTGCGGGAGCTGATCGAACGTGTCGGGATCACCTCCATCTTCGTCACCCATGATCAGGACGAGGCGATTGAAGTAGCGGATGAGATTATGATCATTAACCAGGGGCGGCTGGAGCAGAAGGGTACGCCTTGGGATATCTATAAAGAGCCGAAGACACCGTTCGTGGCCACCTTCATCGGGGAATCTACGCTGATCGGGAGTGCTTCCGAGCTGAAGGGCTTCGAGGGCGCGGGCGGCGGTAAGCCGACCAAGGCGCTGATCCGTCCCGAGTACATTGAGGTAGGCTACCTGCATGAATTCAAAATGGCTTCGGCCACGGAACAGGGTACGGTCAAGCATTTGCATTTTCGCGGCAGTGAATGGCTCGTAGAGGTTGAAGTAAAGGGACATAAGCTGGTCACCTACCGCTCCCTTGAGAAAGAAACGCTCACTCCGGGCCAGGAGATATCCGTGCTGGTACACCGCGCTTACCTGTTCAATGAGGAGCGGAGCTGGATTCAGGAGAATGGGCTGAAGAAAGATCCGATGCCTGTATTTATCTAA
- the cysT gene encoding sulfate ABC transporter permease subunit CysT, translated as MNSLIRHKGWTWGFRSTVVLYFVILIVLPILGVYYNSFSSGLGSFTESVSDPIAWKSVLLTLKLAVIAALANVLLGTMIAWVLIRYKFRGRALLNSLVDLPFALPTAVGGLMILLLLGPGSMIGGLAESLGFTIVFHQPAIVIAMVFVTFPFVIRAVQPLLEELDASEEEAAYTMGAKPGRVFFQVILPSMAPGMIGGGMLAFSRALAEFGAVVLVAGNIPGRTLVSSVYIFGEVESDNPAGAAAVSIILLTLSFLILWLISLMQMRGRRS; from the coding sequence TTGAATTCGCTGATCAGGCACAAGGGCTGGACCTGGGGATTTAGATCAACGGTTGTACTGTATTTTGTCATACTGATTGTGCTGCCGATCCTCGGCGTCTATTACAATTCATTCTCATCCGGACTCGGAAGCTTCACTGAAAGTGTGAGCGATCCGATTGCCTGGAAATCGGTCCTGTTAACACTCAAGCTGGCGGTCATTGCGGCTCTTGCGAATGTGCTGCTGGGCACGATGATCGCTTGGGTCCTTATCCGGTATAAGTTCCGGGGCAGGGCGCTGCTGAACAGCCTTGTCGATCTCCCGTTTGCTCTGCCTACTGCGGTTGGCGGATTAATGATTCTGCTGCTGCTGGGCCCGGGAAGCATGATCGGAGGCCTTGCGGAATCACTGGGCTTCACGATTGTTTTCCACCAGCCTGCCATTGTGATTGCCATGGTCTTCGTCACCTTTCCCTTCGTCATCCGGGCAGTCCAGCCGCTGCTGGAGGAGCTGGATGCTTCGGAAGAAGAGGCAGCCTATACGATGGGAGCGAAGCCGGGCCGGGTCTTCTTTCAGGTCATTCTTCCCTCTATGGCACCTGGCATGATCGGCGGCGGGATGCTGGCCTTCTCGCGGGCGCTCGCTGAATTCGGTGCGGTTGTCCTCGTGGCAGGCAATATTCCGGGGCGCACGCTGGTGTCTTCCGTTTATATTTTCGGAGAGGTCGAAAGTGATAATCCGGCGGGAGCCGCCGCGGTGTCGATCATTCTGCTGACTTTATCCTTCCTGATTCTCTGGCTGATCAGCCTTATGCAGATGCGGGGGAGAAGATCATGA
- a CDS encoding NAD(P)-dependent oxidoreductase, whose amino-acid sequence MEMKHIGFIGLGTMGAPMASNLLRSGFEVTVYNRTAAKCKPLEQEGARTAATPQAAAEGKDVIITMISNDDSIREVFYGDHGILATLQPGTTVIDSSTISPGLAKEIAAEVEARGGSFLDAPVTGSKPAAIDGTLVFMVGGHAEVIEKHRDLFDSMGRLLLHMGANGSGAVAKLAHNAMVGIHNVALAEGFSIAVKSGVPADKFLELVKNGSAGSKQAELKGQKIIEGDFSNQFSLALMLKDLKLASSLSDSTGVPSPMLGVAKSMFQAGFNHGFGDEDLSAVVKSYEDWIGKKIGEGN is encoded by the coding sequence ATTGAAATGAAGCACATCGGCTTTATCGGACTCGGAACAATGGGAGCACCTATGGCGTCGAACCTGCTGCGAAGCGGCTTTGAGGTTACGGTGTACAACCGTACAGCAGCGAAATGCAAACCTCTCGAACAGGAAGGCGCGAGGACAGCCGCCACACCGCAGGCAGCAGCGGAAGGCAAGGATGTTATTATCACCATGATCAGCAACGATGATTCGATCCGTGAAGTCTTCTATGGTGACCATGGCATTCTCGCTACCCTTCAGCCGGGAACAACTGTGATTGATTCCAGCACCATCTCCCCCGGACTCGCAAAAGAGATCGCTGCTGAAGTTGAAGCACGGGGCGGCAGCTTCCTTGATGCCCCTGTAACCGGCAGCAAGCCGGCAGCTATCGACGGCACACTGGTCTTCATGGTCGGCGGACATGCCGAAGTGATTGAGAAGCACCGGGATCTCTTCGACTCCATGGGCCGCCTGCTGCTGCATATGGGCGCTAACGGCAGCGGCGCTGTAGCCAAGCTGGCTCACAATGCCATGGTCGGCATTCACAATGTCGCACTCGCCGAGGGCTTCTCCATTGCAGTGAAGTCCGGAGTACCCGCAGACAAGTTCCTGGAGCTGGTGAAGAACGGCTCAGCAGGCAGCAAGCAAGCCGAGCTGAAGGGCCAGAAGATCATCGAAGGAGACTTCAGCAACCAATTCTCCTTAGCCCTCATGCTCAAGGATCTCAAGCTGGCGTCCTCGCTCAGTGATTCCACCGGCGTTCCTTCCCCTATGCTCGGCGTAGCCAAAAGCATGTTCCAGGCAGGCTTCAACCACGGCTTCGGCGACGAGGATCTGTCCGCTGTGGTCAAATCCTACGAGGACTGGATCGGGAAGAAGATCGGAGAAGGTAACTAA
- a CDS encoding secondary thiamine-phosphate synthase enzyme YjbQ, producing the protein MLHTMEITTGIRDEMRDITREVQAYVKNSGVLNGLLIVYCPHTTAGIAINENADPDVKRDVLMRLDEVYPWEHPKYRHAEGNTASHLKSITAGPSQTLIIHEGAVLLGRWQGIYFCEFDGPRQRQCHLKIMEG; encoded by the coding sequence ATGTTGCATACTATGGAGATCACCACCGGCATACGGGATGAAATGCGGGATATTACCCGCGAGGTTCAGGCTTATGTGAAGAATAGCGGAGTCCTTAACGGACTGCTGATTGTCTACTGCCCGCACACCACCGCAGGGATTGCGATTAACGAGAACGCCGATCCTGATGTGAAGCGCGATGTGTTGATGCGTCTGGATGAGGTCTATCCCTGGGAGCATCCCAAATACCGCCATGCGGAGGGCAATACGGCTTCCCACCTGAAGTCCATTACGGCCGGTCCTTCGCAGACCCTCATTATTCATGAAGGGGCTGTGCTGCTGGGCCGCTGGCAGGGCATCTATTTTTGCGAGTTCGACGGTCCAAGGCAACGCCAGTGCCACCTCAAAATTATGGAGGGCTAG
- a CDS encoding YigZ family protein, giving the protein MLEQYRTVRTPGSREVVIRKSRFIGHVMPVENEEEAVQFIDSIKKQHWNATHNCSAYMIGERDEIQRQSDDGEPSGTAGKPILEVIRSQQVKNVAIVVTRYFGGIMLGAGGLIRAYTDGAVLALAAGEVITRVLRREVFVEIEYTWLGKVENALRSRNIQTGETLFTDKVTLLCLPRNDEGDAFIAWITDLTEGQSLVTEGRRLYYSEGE; this is encoded by the coding sequence ATGCTGGAACAATACCGGACGGTACGTACCCCCGGCTCGCGGGAGGTCGTAATCCGTAAATCACGCTTCATCGGGCATGTCATGCCGGTGGAGAACGAGGAAGAAGCTGTGCAATTTATCGATTCGATCAAGAAGCAGCACTGGAATGCTACGCATAACTGCTCTGCTTATATGATCGGGGAGAGGGATGAGATCCAGAGACAGTCGGATGACGGGGAACCGAGTGGTACGGCCGGGAAACCGATTTTGGAAGTAATCCGCAGCCAACAGGTGAAGAATGTCGCTATTGTAGTTACCCGTTATTTCGGAGGCATTATGCTGGGTGCAGGCGGGCTGATTCGGGCCTATACCGATGGCGCTGTACTGGCGCTTGCGGCCGGAGAGGTCATTACACGTGTGCTGAGACGGGAGGTATTCGTGGAAATCGAGTACACTTGGCTGGGCAAGGTGGAGAATGCACTGCGGAGCCGGAATATTCAGACCGGAGAGACTTTGTTTACGGATAAAGTTACACTGCTGTGTCTTCCGCGCAATGATGAAGGTGACGCATTTATCGCATGGATAACCGATCTTACGGAGGGGCAATCCCTCGTTACGGAAGGGCGGCGGCTTTACTACAGCGAAGGGGAATAG
- a CDS encoding sulfate ABC transporter permease subunit gives MRRLWIGLTYLVFFVLIAAPLGRMTMGAFSEGWSGFWNALTRPEALHALLMTGYVVVVVTLLNTLFGIMTALYLVRANWLGRRLKSLLNSIVDLPYAVSPVIGGLMIVLLLGPDSALGALFEQIGVKIVYAFPGMVIATLFVTFPLMVREVMPVLQEIGSQQEEAASTLGAYGWTTFWKVTWPSIRWAVIYGVILTVARSLGEFGAVLVVSGNIMNRTQTATTLVYQDVENFNVTAAGGIALVLAAFSAGLLLLMEWSKRRKGGH, from the coding sequence ATGAGAAGATTGTGGATTGGACTGACTTATCTCGTGTTCTTCGTCCTGATCGCAGCTCCGCTTGGCAGAATGACAATGGGGGCCTTCAGCGAAGGCTGGAGCGGCTTCTGGAACGCCCTAACCCGGCCCGAGGCGCTGCATGCGCTGCTGATGACCGGATACGTTGTGGTGGTTGTGACGCTGCTCAATACGCTGTTTGGCATCATGACGGCGTTGTATCTGGTACGGGCGAACTGGCTGGGGCGGCGTCTCAAAAGCCTGCTGAACAGCATCGTGGATCTGCCATATGCGGTATCGCCGGTGATCGGCGGGCTGATGATCGTTCTGCTGCTCGGGCCGGACAGTGCGCTGGGTGCGTTGTTTGAGCAAATCGGAGTGAAGATTGTGTATGCTTTTCCGGGAATGGTGATTGCGACCCTGTTCGTGACGTTCCCGCTGATGGTGCGTGAGGTGATGCCAGTGCTGCAAGAGATCGGGTCCCAGCAGGAGGAAGCTGCGTCTACACTGGGCGCGTATGGCTGGACGACCTTCTGGAAGGTGACCTGGCCTTCTATCCGCTGGGCGGTCATCTATGGAGTGATTCTGACGGTGGCCCGCTCTCTGGGTGAGTTCGGTGCGGTGCTCGTCGTCTCAGGCAATATTATGAACCGGACCCAGACGGCCACCACACTGGTCTATCAGGATGTCGAGAATTTCAATGTTACGGCTGCGGGCGGGATAGCACTGGTGCTGGCCGCATTCTCCGCAGGACTGCTGCTGCTTATGGAATGGAGCAAGAGAAGAAAGGGAGGGCACTAA
- a CDS encoding glucose-6-phosphate isomerase: MSKKINFDYTKALSFFSQTEIDYFAAPVKLAHEQLHNKSGAGSDYLGWIDLPTAYDKEEFARIQQAAKKIQSDSEVLIVIGIGGSYLGARAAIEALSHSFYNNLSKDKRKTPEVYFAGNNISSTYITHLLDLVEGKDFSVNVISKSGTTTEPAIAFRIFRAALEKKYGKEEARKRIYATTDKEKGALKKLANEEGYESFIIPDDVGGRYSVLTPVGLLPIAVAGINIEEMMQGAAAAADEFNNPDVATNQSYQYAAVRNALYRKGKTTEILVNYEPSLHFVSEWWKQLYGESEGKDFKGIYPSSVDFSTDLHSMGQFIQEGNRNIFETVIQVEKVQHHVTIENDPDDLDGLNFLTGQTMDFVNKKAFQGTMLAHTDGQVPNLIVTIPDQTPYTFGYLVYFFEKACGISGYLLGVNPFDQPGVEAYKKNMFALLGKPGYEKEKAELEARLTE, encoded by the coding sequence ATGTCCAAGAAGATTAATTTTGACTACACCAAAGCCCTTTCCTTCTTCAGCCAGACCGAGATCGACTACTTCGCCGCTCCGGTGAAGCTGGCCCACGAACAATTGCATAACAAGAGCGGAGCCGGCTCCGATTACCTGGGCTGGATCGATCTCCCTACAGCGTATGACAAGGAAGAATTCGCCCGCATTCAGCAGGCTGCCAAGAAGATCCAGAGTGATTCGGAAGTTCTGATCGTGATCGGGATCGGCGGTTCTTATCTGGGAGCCCGCGCAGCTATTGAGGCGCTGTCACATTCTTTCTACAATAACCTGTCCAAGGACAAGCGCAAGACACCGGAGGTTTATTTTGCCGGTAATAACATCAGCTCTACCTACATCACGCATCTGCTTGACCTGGTAGAAGGCAAAGACTTCTCCGTGAACGTAATCTCCAAATCCGGTACAACTACCGAGCCGGCTATTGCTTTCCGTATCTTCCGTGCAGCACTGGAGAAGAAATACGGCAAGGAAGAAGCCCGCAAACGGATCTACGCTACAACAGACAAGGAGAAGGGCGCACTCAAGAAGCTGGCTAACGAAGAAGGCTATGAGTCGTTCATTATCCCTGATGATGTAGGCGGACGTTATTCCGTACTGACACCGGTAGGCCTTCTGCCTATCGCCGTAGCGGGAATTAACATTGAAGAAATGATGCAGGGGGCCGCAGCCGCAGCCGATGAGTTCAACAATCCGGATGTGGCTACGAACCAGAGCTATCAATACGCTGCAGTACGTAACGCGCTCTACCGCAAAGGCAAGACGACAGAAATCCTCGTGAACTACGAGCCGTCCCTGCACTTTGTCTCTGAATGGTGGAAGCAGCTGTACGGCGAAAGCGAAGGCAAGGATTTCAAGGGAATCTATCCTTCCTCCGTTGACTTCTCGACGGACCTGCACTCCATGGGCCAATTCATTCAGGAGGGTAACCGCAACATCTTCGAGACGGTTATTCAAGTGGAGAAGGTACAGCACCATGTAACGATCGAGAATGATCCGGATGATCTGGACGGTCTTAACTTCCTGACTGGCCAGACCATGGACTTCGTTAATAAGAAGGCGTTCCAGGGAACTATGCTGGCGCATACCGACGGACAGGTGCCGAACCTGATCGTTACCATTCCTGACCAGACTCCTTATACTTTCGGCTATCTGGTGTACTTCTTCGAGAAGGCTTGCGGAATCAGCGGATACCTGCTGGGTGTGAATCCGTTCGACCAGCCGGGTGTTGAGGCCTACAAGAAGAACATGTTCGCACTGCTGGGCAAACCAGGCTACGAGAAAGAAAAAGCAGAGCTGGAAGCCAGACTTACCGAATAG